Genomic DNA from Phyllostomus discolor isolate MPI-MPIP mPhyDis1 chromosome 12, mPhyDis1.pri.v3, whole genome shotgun sequence:
CACGCCCAGCCGCGACAAGGAGCCGGTGTTCGAGGTGACCGGCATGCCCGAGAACGTGGACCGCGCCCGGGAGGAGATCGAGGCGCACATCGCCCTGCGCACGGGCGGCATCATCGAGCTCACCGACGAGAACGACTTCCACGCCAACGGCACGGACGTGGGCTTCGACCTGCTGCATGGGTCCGGCGGGTCCGGCCCCGGCAGCCTGTGGAGCAAGCCCACCCCCAGCATCACGCCCACCCCAGGCCGCAAGCCCTTCTCCAGCTACCGCAACGACAGCTCCAGCTCTCTCGGCAGCGCCTCCACCGACTCTTACTTCGGCGGGGGGACCGGCGGCAGCGCGGCAGCCACCCCGCGCTTGGCCGACTACAGCCCCCCGAGCCCCGCGCTCAGCTTTGCCCACAACGGCAACAACAACAACGGCAATGGATACGCCTACGCCGCCGGGGAGGCTTCGGTGCCTTCCCCCGACGGCTGTCCGGAGCTCCAGCCCACCTTCGACCCGGCTCCCGCCCCGCCGCCTGGGGCGCCCCTCCTCTGGGCCCAGTTCGAGCGGTCCCCGGGAGGCGGCCCCGCAGCGCCCGTGtcctcttcctgctcttcctccgcGTCTTCatcagcttcctcctcttccGTGGTCTTTCCCGGGGGCGGCGCCAGCGCGCCCTCCAACGCCAACCTGGGGCTGTTGGTGCACCGCCGGCTGCACCCGGGCACCAGCTGCCCACGCTTGTCCCCACCCTTGCACATGGCCCCCGGCACGGGCGAGCACCACCTGGCTCGCAGGGTGCGCAGCGACCCCGGCGGAGGGGGCCTGGCCTATGCCGCCTATGCCAACGGAATAGGGGCGCCGCTGCCCGGCCTGCAGCCGTCCGACACGTCCGGCTCCTCGTCATCGTCCAGCTCTTCTTCCAgctcctcgtcctcctcctctGGGTTGCGGCGCAAGGGCAGCCGCGACTGCTCCGTGTGCTTCGAGAGCGAGGTGATCGCCGCACTGGTGCCCTGCGGTCACAACCTGTTCTGCATGGAGTGCGCCAACCGCATCTGCGAGAAGAGCGAGCCCGAGTGCCCGGTCTGCCACACCGCGGTCACGCAGGCCATCCGCATCTTTTCCTGAGGGCGGCGCGCCCGTGCGCGCCCCGCGCCGGGAAGGGGGCCCCTTCCTCGCTCCCTCACTCCCCGGCGCCGGCCGGCCGGCCTCCTTGGTGCCCGACCTTACCCTCGCCCTGCTGGCACTCTCGAGACCCCAGAGGAGCTTGGGAAGCTGTAGTATCCGCTCAGTTTTAAAATTCAATGTTGAAACAAAGGAACTCGCCAGGAAAACCGCGTCAAGAGCACTGTAGCCTGGGAGACCTCCGGACCACCCGAAATGCATGCTTTATAAATAATAGGAACGGCGACCTTCTAGTGACGATAGTTTTTACACTGTACTTAATAGGAAGCTTCCAGAAGAAGAAAACCCCGCAAGTTTTCCATTTCCCGAACGTAGGAGAGAGACGGACAGCAGTGATGATGAGGAAGATAACACAGTGCGGTGGGGTGTGTGGGC
This window encodes:
- the MEX3B gene encoding RNA-binding protein MEX3B, producing the protein MPSSLFADLERNGSGGGGGGGSGVGGGGGGGETLDDQRALQLALDQLSLLGLDSDEGASLYDSEPRKKSVNMTECVPVPSSEHVAEIVGRQGCKIKALRAKTNTYIKTPVRGEEPVFVVTGRKEDVAMARREIISAAEHFSMIRASRNKNTALNGAVPGPPNLPGQTTIQVRVPYRVVGLVVGPKGATIKRIQQQTHTYIVTPSRDKEPVFEVTGMPENVDRAREEIEAHIALRTGGIIELTDENDFHANGTDVGFDLLHGSGGSGPGSLWSKPTPSITPTPGRKPFSSYRNDSSSSLGSASTDSYFGGGTGGSAAATPRLADYSPPSPALSFAHNGNNNNGNGYAYAAGEASVPSPDGCPELQPTFDPAPAPPPGAPLLWAQFERSPGGGPAAPVSSSCSSSASSSASSSSVVFPGGGASAPSNANLGLLVHRRLHPGTSCPRLSPPLHMAPGTGEHHLARRVRSDPGGGGLAYAAYANGIGAPLPGLQPSDTSGSSSSSSSSSSSSSSSSGLRRKGSRDCSVCFESEVIAALVPCGHNLFCMECANRICEKSEPECPVCHTAVTQAIRIFS